A region of Salvelinus alpinus chromosome 24, SLU_Salpinus.1, whole genome shotgun sequence DNA encodes the following proteins:
- the LOC139551696 gene encoding mediator of RNA polymerase II transcription subunit 22 isoform X2 — protein MASQRALPQSKESLLQNYNKRLKDDIRSILDNLTEIIKTAKVEDETQVSRATQAEQDHYEMHVRAANIVRAGESLMKLVSDLKQFLILNDFPSVNEAISLQNQQLRSLQEECDKKLTSLRDEIAIDLYELEEEYYSSRYK, from the exons ATggccagccaaagagcgctaccTCAAAGCAAGGAGAGCCTTCTTCAGAACTACAACAAAAGACTGAAGGATGATATCAGGTCCATTCTAGACAACCTCACAGAAATCATCAAAACTGCAAAG GTAGAGGATGAGACACAGGTCTCTCGGGCTACACAGGCTGAGCAGGACCATTATGAGATGCATGTCAGAGCAGCCAACATA GTGCGTGCGGGCGAGTCCCTGATGAAGCTGGTGTCGGACTTGAAGCAGTTCTTGATCCTCAACGACTTCCCGTCAGTCAATGAGGCCATCAGCCTGCAGAACCAGCAGCTGCGCTCGCTGCAGGAGGAGTGCGACAAGAAGCTCACCTCGCTCCGCGACGAGATCGCCATCGACCTGTACGAGCTAGAGGAAGAATATTACTCCTCCAGGTACAAGTAG
- the LOC139551695 gene encoding large ribosomal subunit protein eL8 — translation MPKGKKSKGKKVAPAPSVAKKHEAKKVVNPLFEKRPKNYGIGQDIQPKRDLTRFVKWPRYIRLQRQRSILYKRLKVPPAINQFTQALDRQTATQLFKLAHKYRPETKQEKKQRLLARAEQKAAGKGDTPTKRPPVLRAGVNTVTTLVESKKAQLVVIAHDVDPIELVVFLPALCRKMGVPYCIVKGKARLGRLVHRKTCTSVAFTQTNPEDKGALAKLVEAIKTNYNDRYEEIRRHWGGGIMGPKSTARITKLEKAKAKELATKLG, via the exons ATG CCTAAAGGCAAGAAGTCTAAGGGGAAGAAGGTGGCACCAGCCCCTTCAGTGGCCAAGAAGCATGAGGCCAAGAAAGTGGTCAATCCCCTGTTCGAGAAGAGACCAAAGAACTATGGCATTG GTCAGGACATCCAGCCCAAGCGTGATCTGACACGCTTTGTGAAATGGCCCCGCTACATCCGCCTGCAGAGGCAGCGCTCCATCCTTTACAAGCGTCTGAAGGTCCCCCCTGCGATCAACCAGTTCACCCAGGCACTGGACCGCCAGACAG CCACACAGCTGTTCAAACTGGCCCACAAGTACAGGCCGGAGACCAAGCAGGAGAAGAAGCAGAGGCTGCTGGCCCGCGCTGAGCAGAAGGCTGCTGGAAAGGGAGATACCCCAACCAAGAGGCCTCCTGTTCTCCGTGCAG GTGTGAACACAGTCACCACTCTAGTGGAAAGCAAGAAGGCCCAGCTGGTGGTCATTGCCCACGATGTGGACCCTATTGAG TTAGTGGTGTTCCTGCCTGCTCTGTGTCGTAAGATGGGTGTCCCTTACTGCATTGTCAAGGGCAAGGCCAGGTTGGGACGACTGGTGCACAGAAAGACCTGCACTTCAGTTGCCTTCACACAGACAAACCC TGAGGACAAAGGTGCCCTTGCCAAGCTGGTGGAAGCCATCAAGACCAACTACAATGACAGATACGAGGAG ATCCGTCGTCACTGGGGAGGTGGTATCATGGGCCCCAAGTCCACAGCACGCATCACAAAGCTGGAGAAGGCAAAGGCCAAGGAACTGGCTACCAAGCTCGGATAA